From the genome of Triticum aestivum cultivar Chinese Spring chromosome 3B, IWGSC CS RefSeq v2.1, whole genome shotgun sequence, one region includes:
- the LOC123066248 gene encoding probable glutathione S-transferase GSTU6, translating to MAGEGDDVKLLGTVVSPFAVRVRMALHLKGVSYEDLEQDVFDKGELLLASNPVRKKVPVLIHDGRPICESLVIVEYVDEVWAGAAPLLPTDPHGRADARFWAAYVDDKVVTAMLGILRATTDVERAERPDAALAAVRPLEDAFAECSGVKAFFAGDSVGYLDLALGCHLFWFEALREMFDVMIIDAGRTPRLAAWAGRFAETETAKKAASPIKSIVEYAGKLRAIWAAIAAAAK from the coding sequence ATGGCCGGGGAAGGAGACGATGTGAAGCTGCTGGGCACGGTGGTGAGCCCGTTCGCGGTCCGCGTGCGCATGGCCCTGCACCTCAAAGGTGTGAGCTACGAGGACCTGGAGCAGGACGTGTTCGACAAGGGCGAGCTCCTCCTCGCATCCAACCCGGTGCGCAAGAAGGTCCCCGTGCTCATCCACGACGGCAGGCCCATCTGTGAGTCGCTCGTCATCGTCGAGTACGTCGACGAGGTCTGGGCCGGCGCGGCCCCGCTCCTCCCCACCGACCCCCACGGCCGCGCCGACGCGCGCTTCTGGGCAGCCTACGTCGACGACAAGGTGGTCACCGCGATGTTAGGCATCCTGCGCGCGACCACCGATGTGGAGCGGGCGGAGAGGCCCGACGCCGCGCTCGCGGCGGTCAGGCCCTTGGAGGACGCCTTTGCCGAGTGCTCTGGCGTCAAGGCCTTCTTCGCCGGCGACTCTGTCGGGTACCTCGACCTCGCGCTCGGGTGCCATCTCTTCTGGTTCGAGGCGCTCCGCGAGATGTTCGACGTGATGATCATCGACGCCGGCAGGACTCCGCGCTTGGCCGCCTGGGCTGGGAGGTTCGCGGAGACAGAGACGGCCAAGAAGGCGGCGTCACCCATTAAGAGCATAGTGGAATACGCCGGGAAGCTGCGGGCTATCTGGGCTGCCATTGCCGCGGCTGCCAAGTAA
- the LOC123072063 gene encoding metacaspase-1 produces the protein MNMNYGSMGPGAMVRCRQCSSSITAMPGARAVQCMQCSCVTRVSGRGRQQHGYGQGYGNGGGMLMPPMRPTPAFGGGRGKKRAVLIGIKYTNRRSCELRGPINDVKCMRYLLTERFGFPNDCVLILTDEERNPCRQPTKDNIRMAMHWLVQGCSYGDSLVFQFSGLGAQVPDDDGDELDGMDEALCPVDSFQQGPILDDEINEAIVRPLVHGVKLHAIVDACHSATVLDLPYQCTVSKQTGRWRWRDERPMTGACKGTSGGQAVLISGSSNGKSNMSVLPEPYATIGAMTHSFIRAVECEPRTTYGRLLTSMRAIMRDSGGNCNLQGPIGGSIHKVANFSGVEEPQLSSAYKFDIEREPFCM, from the exons ATGAACATGAACTACGGCTCCATGGGTCCTGGCGCGATGGTGCGGTGCAGGCAGTGCAGCTCGAGCATCACGGCGATGCCCGGCGCCCGCGCCGTGCAGTGCATGCAGTGCAGCTGCGTCACCCGCGTCAGCGGGCGTGGCCGGCAGCAGCACGGCTACGGCCAGGGTTACGGGAACGGCGGCGGGATGCTGATGCCGCCGATGCGTCCCACCCCGGCCTTCGGCGGCGGCCGCGGCAAGAAGCGCGCCGTGCTGATCGGGATCAAGTACACCAACCGGCGCTCCTGCGAGCTGCGGGGCCCCATCAACGACGTCAAGTGCATGCGCTACCTGCTCACCGAGCGCTTCGGCTTCCCCAACGACTGCGTCCTCATCCTCACCG ATGAGGAGAGGAACCCGTGCAGGCAGCCGACTAAGGACAACATCCGCATGGCGATGCACTGGCTGGTGCAGGGGTGCAGCTACGGCGACTCCCTGGTATTCCAGTTCTCCGGCCTGGGCGCGCAGGTccccgacgacgacggcgacgagctgGACGGCATGGACGAGGCCCTCTGCCCCGTGGACTCGTTCCAGCAGGGCCCCATCctggacgacgagatcaacgagGCCATCGTCCGCCCGCTGGTGCACGGCGTCAAGCTCCACGCCATCGTCGACGCCTGCCACAGCGCCACCGTCCTCGACCTCCCCTACCAATGCACCGTGTCCAAGCA GACCGGGCGCTGGAGGTGGAGGGACGAGCGCCCTATGACCGGCGCCTGCAAGGGCACCAGCGGAGGCCAGGCCGTGCTCATCAGTGGCAGCAGCAACGGAAAGAGCAACATGAGCGTG CTGCCTGAGCCCTACGCCACGATCGGCGCCATGACGCACAGCTTCATCCGAGCGGTGGAGTGCGAGCCGCGCACCACCTACGGCCGCCTGCTCACCTCCATGAGGGCCATCATGCGCGACAGCGGCGGCAACTGCAACCTGCAAGGCCCCATCGGCGGCTCCATCCACAAGGTCGCAAACTTCAGCGGCGTGGAG GAGCCTCAGCTGTCCTCTGCCTACAAGTTTGACATCGAGCGCGAGCCGTTCTGCATGTAG
- the LOC123072064 gene encoding disease resistance protein RPP13 — protein MAETAITTVLAKVAELVAWEAAVLLEVGDDVRLLRDKLEWLHTFIRDADRRRRLRDDEFVAVWVRQTRDVAFEAEDALDDFLHRAGRRRRRRGPAPPLPGTGARCSGWRWSWRRWRPRCAGLQVALRHDLSARVRQIRKRLDEISANRAAYHIEHAASPAWAASSATTLAAWDDLEEYTVGFGKYSDMLREQLLDVDTVPGRALVSIVGESSIGKTTLARKVYQSPEVRNHFAIRTWTVLPPNSRPADVLRDIHRQATSQLRRSPSNGQNAEDGGCDAKGGKDISNSLFRNMTGRRYLVIVDGSIAVADWNSLRASLPDEGNGSRVLLVTDAAGLEVVGYAGGPTYDPIELTRLSPENTYELFRRRVFGLRGDCPGRYKSRYYQDVFRITRGLPLSIVVLAGVLRSKELPAEWDQVMAQLLAAKDQPQHCKSGSGGARRIMSLAFDDLPHHLKSCFLYFAAMPESAPVDAARLVRLWVAEGFVRPRRGSTMEEVGQGYLKELISRCMVQLVDKDEFGTVTAVVVHDRLHAFAQEEAQEACFVESHDSTDVLAPATVRRLAVQNTTDRHVHLGNALPKLRTIVCDFANGGAAKPSVCIHSTDLGFLHASKFLRVIDIHGLELKKLPDELGSMIHIRYLGLQCGQLERLPSTISKLVNLQSLIPKGRSGGVLGVTAAFWTIPTLRHVVAPFALPRCLGDLYSLQTLHGVQPRGWDTRAIAGNPLGRATNLRSLELSGLTAANAGALVTALESLDLLVHLVLQGESLPPAVFTVASLRRLQSLRLVGAMDEEDDADAGDEVAVRYIRPNLTRLSMWGTMVGQGFVDMLGELPSLAELTLMWGAYEGERLEFGDGAFRSLQKLRLGLPDLEEWAVSAGSMAALVRLTLLRCAKMEMLPEALGGMKELEEVVLYSMPKMVGRIKEDGGQDHHKIKHVPVIQTIW, from the exons ATGGCGGAGACGGCGATCACGACGGTGCTGGCGAAGGTGGCGGAGCTGGTGGcgtgggaggcggcggtgctgctgGAGGTGGGCGACGACGTGCGCCTGCTCCGCGACAAGCTCGAGTGGCTGCACACCTTCATCCGCGACGCCGACCGCAGGCGCCGCCTCCGCGACGACGAGTTCGTCGCCGTCTGGGTGCGCCAGACCCGCGACGTCGCCTTCGAGGCCGAGGACGCGCTGGACGACTTCCTCCACCGCGCTGGGCGACGCCGGAGGCGCCGCGGCCCGGCCCCGCCGCTCCCCGGCACGGGGGCGCGCTGCTCCGGGTGGCGCTGGAGCTGGCGCCGCTGGCGGCCGCGCTGCGCGGGGCTGCAGGTCGCGCTCCGCCACGACCTCTCGGCGCGCGTCCGCCAGATCAGGAAGCGGCTCGACGAGATCTCCGCCAACCGCGCCGCCTACCACATCGAGCACGCGGCCTCGCCCGCCTGGGCCGCCTCCTCCGCCACCACCCTCGCCGCCTG GGACGATCTGGAAGAGTACACTGTCGGCTTCGGCAAGTACAGCGACATGCTCAGGGAGCAGCTCCTCGACGTTGACACCGTCCCCGGCCGCGCCCTCGTCTCCATCGTCGGCGAGAGCAGCATCGGCAAGACCACGCTCGCGCGCAAGGTCTACCAGAGCCCCGAGGTCCGCAACCACTTCGCCATACGCACCTGGACCGTGCTCCCTCCCAACAGCCGCCCGGCCGACGTGCTCCGCGACATCCACCGGCAGGCCACCTCCCAGCTCCGCCGGTCCCCGTCCAACGGCCAGAACGCGGAGGACGGCGGCTGCGACGCCAAGGGCGGCAAGGACATCAGCAACTCGCTGTTCCGGAACATGACCGGCAGGCGGTACCTCGTCATCGTGGACGGCAGCATCGCGGTGGCCGACTGGAACAGCCTCCGGGCGTCGCTCCCCGACGAGGGCAACGGCAGCAGGGTGCTGCTGGTCACCGACGCGGCGGGGCTGGAGGTGGTGGGCTACGCCGGCGGGCCGACGTACGACCCCATCGAGCTCACGCGGCTTAGCCCGGAGAACACATACGAGCTGTTCCGGCGCCGGGTGTTCGGCCTCCGCGGTGACTGCCCCGGCCGGTACAAGTCGAGGTACTACCAGGACGTGTTCCGGATCACCCGCGGCCTGCCGCTCTCCATCGTCGTCCTCGCCGGCGTGCTCAGGTCCAAGGAGCTGCCTGCGGAGTGGGACCAGGTGATGGCGCAGCTGCTGGCGGCCAAGGACCAGCCGCAGCATTGCAAGAGCGGGAGCGGCGGTGCCCGGCGTATCATGTCGCTGGCGTTCGACGACCTGCCGCACCACCTCAAGTCATGCTTCCTCTACTTCGCAGCGATGCCAGAGAGCGCCCCCGTGGACGCGGCGAGGCTGGTGCGGCTGTGGGTGGCCGAGGGGTTCGTGCGGCCGCGGCGCGGGAGCACCATGGAAGAGGTCGGGCAGGGGTACCTCAAGGAGCTCATCTCCCGGTGCATGGTGCAGCTGGTGGACAAGGACGAGTTCGGCACCGTGACGGCGGTGGTGGTGCACGACCGCCTCCACGCTTTCGCGCAGGAAGAGGCTCAGGAGGCGTGCTTCGTCGAGAGCCACGACAGCACCGACGTGCTCGCCCCAGCCACCGTGCGCCGCCTCGCCGTCCAGAACACCACGGACAGGCACGTCCACCTCGGCAACGCGCTGCCCAAGCTCCGCACCATCGTCTGCGACTTCGCCAACGGCGGTGCGGCGAAGCCCAGCGTCTGCATCCACTCCACCGACCTGGGCTTCCTCCACGCGTCCAAGTTCCTCCGCGTCATCGACATCCATGGCCTCGAGCTCAAGAAGCTTCCGGACGAGCTCGGCTCGATGATCCACATAAGGTACCTGGGCCTCCAGTGCGGGCAGCTGGAGAGGCTGCCGAGCACGATAAGCAAGCTGGTGAACCTGCAGTCTCTGATCCCCAAGGGCCGGAGCGGCGGCGTGCTGGGCGTGACCGCCGCGTTCTGGACGATCCCGACGCTGCGGCACGTGGTGGCGCCGTTCGCGCTGCCCAGGTGCCTGGGCGACCTGTACAGCCTCCAGACGCTCCACGGCGTGCAGCCCCGCGGCTGGGACACGCGCGCCATCGCCGGCAACCCGCTGGGGAGGGCCACCAACCTCCGGTCGCTGGAGCTGAGCGGGCTGACGGCCGCGAACGCCGGCGCGCTGGTGACGGCGCTGGAGAGCCTGGACCTGCTGGTGCACCTGGTGCTGCAGGGCGAGTCGCTGCCGCCGGCCGTGTTCACCGTGGCGAGCCTGCGGCGGCTGCAGAGCCTGAGGCTGGTGGGGGCCATGGACGAGGAGGATGATGCCGATGCCGGCGACGAGGTGGCGGTCCGGTACATCCGGCCGAACCTGACGCGGCTGTCGATGTGGGGCACGATGGTGGGGCAGGGGTTCGTGGACATGCTGGGGGAGCTGCCGAGCCTGGCGGAGCTGACGCTGATGTGGGGCGCGTACGAGGGCGAGCGGCTGGAGTTCGGCGACGGCGCGTTCCGGAGCCTGCAGAAGCTGAGGCTGGGGCTGCCGGACCTGGAGGAGTGGGCGGTGAGCGCCGGGTCGATGGCGGCGCTGGTCCGGCTGACGCTGCTGCGGTGCGCCAAGATGGAGATGCTCCCGGAGGCGCTGGGCGGGAtgaaggagctggaggaggtgGTGCTGTACAGCATGCCCAAGATGGTGGGGAGGATCAAGGAGGACGGCGGCCAGGACCACCACAAGATCAAGCACGTCCCCGTCATCCAGACCATCTGGTAG